GCGCTGCCTACGAGGAGGCCGCTTCCGGTTTATTTGAACAGAACGTATCGGAGGGACGGCCGGACGATACAGCTTTTATCTATTACACATCCGGCACCACCGGTTTGCCCAAAGGGGCCGTACTGACCCACCGGGCGCTGGTCAACACGGCGCGCGGATTTGTCAGCGTCTATCCACTGGACGGCAACGACGACCTCGTATCCAATTTTCCGGCCGCCTGGGTAGGCGACAGCTACTTCGCAACAATCCCCCATTTGCTGACCGGGGCAAGACTTAATTTCGCCGAGGAGCCGGACACTATCGCCGAGGACACGCGCGAGGTCGGCCCCGATTTCGCCATATACGGACCAAGGCAATGGGAGAGCCTTGTCAGCGAGATACAGGTCAAGATAACCGATGCGCATCCGCTCAAGCGGTTCTTCTACCACCTGCTGATGCCGGTGGGATATAAGATGGCCGAGTTTAAATTCGACGATGCGAAACCCGGATTATTCTGGAGCACTCTCTACCGCTTGGCCCATTTGATGCTGCTAAGGCCGCTTAAAGACCGCCTGGGGCTGAGCAATGTCAGGTTCGCTGTAACCGGCAGCTCGGTGCTCAGCCTCGATACCTTCAAGCTAATCCATGCCCTGGGTATCGAGCTAAGGCAGACCTACGCCAGCACGGAGGCCGGCTTCATCTCCTCGCATACCAGGGGTGATATCGATTTTCAGAGCGTGGGACGTCCGGCACTGGGGGTCGAGGTCAGGGTATCCGGCGAGGGTGAACTGCTGGTCAGGAGCGATTGTACTTTCACATCCTACCTGGGCGAGCCGGAAAAGACATCCCTGATAAAAAAGGACGGATGGGTACACACCGGCGATGCGGTGAATATAAGCGATAAAGGCCACCTGATATTCCTGGACAGGCTGGAGCATATGGGCAGCCTGGTCAGCGGCGCCAGATACGCCCCGCAATATATCGAGGGCAGGCTGCGCTTCAGCCCTTATATCAAGGACGCGATGGTGATCGGCGGAAAGGACAAATCTTTTGTGGCAACCATGATCAATATCGACTTCGCCATGGTGGGCAAATGGGCCGAGCGCAACGGCATAACCTATACAACTTTCGTCGATCTTTCTCAGAAGCAGGAGGTGGCTGACCTGGTCAGGAAGGACCTGCTGAGGGTCAACAGCTACCTGCCCGAGCTTTCCAGGGTAAGAAGGTATATGCTGTTGCACAAGGAGTTCGACCCCGACGAATCTGAGCTGACCAGGACGCGCAAGCTCAGGCGCGAGTTCATGGAGATGCGCTATAAACCTGTCATAGATGCCATTTACGGCGGTGAAGAATCGCTCAAGGTCGACGCCTCGGTAACCTACCGGGACGGAAGGAAGGGCAACGTATCCACTTTAATAAGGATTTGGGATATCTGATATGGAACAATTGCTGCAGTACACCCTGACCGGCCTGGCGGTGGGCATGATCTACGCGCTCATCGCCCTGGGTTTCGCGCTCATCTGGAAATCGAGCCGCGTTGCCAACCTGGCGCTGGGTCAACTTGTGCTCATTTCGTCCTGGTTTGCTTACAGCACACTGGTGGACTTCGAACTGCCTATATGGGCCGGCATGCTGCTTACCATATTATTTGCCATATTTCTGGGCTGGATGATCGAACGGTTCACGCTGCGCCCGATGATAGGTCAGCCGATACTCTCCCTCATCGCGGTCACTCTGGGCATCGGCTACTTCCTGGAGGGCGTCGTGACCATGGCGTGGCCGATCAGTATCGCCAGGCTGCCGGCCCTCTTCCCGCAGGAGCCTGTCAGCATCGGCACCGCGGTGATCTCGCAGGAATACCTGTGGGCGGCGGGTATCTCGATTGTCCTGTTCATCCTGCTCTCCCTGTTTTTCAAGTTCCACAAGATGGGCATCGCCATGCGGGCCAGCGCGGACGACCAGCTGGCCGTGCAGGCATGCGCCGTGCCGATCACCAGCATCTTCTCCATGTCATGGATCTTTGCCTGCGTGGTGGCGGCGATAGGCGGGATACTGATATCGAGCATAGGCGGCATAACCAACGCCCTGGTCGAGACCGGTTTTAAGTCCTTCTCGGTGGTGATACTGGGAGGTCTCGACTCGTTTATAGGCTGCATGGTGGCCGGACCCATCATCGGGCTGTGTGAAAACGTGGGCGCCGGCTATCTGACGCCGCTGCTGGGGCCCGGCATTAAGGAGCTGATACCGTTCGTAATAATCATTATCGTCATGCTGATCAGGCCCTACGGCCTCTTCGGCGAAGAACGGATTGAGAGGATATAGTCGATGAATCTGCCCTGCGGTATACGCAATTATTCGTATGGCACGGATACTGCCATCATACGCACCAAGACGCAGTGGGTGCTGTTTATCCTCTTCCTGGTAACGCTGTCCACCATGCCGTTCTACCTTCCGAGGTCCGGCCTGGAGGTGATGAACTTGATGGGCATCACCGTCGTCTCTATAGTCGGCCTGAATATCCTGATGGGCTACTGCGGGCAGCTCTCCATCGGGCATGCGGGTTTTATGGCGGTGGGGGCTTACACCACGGCGATATTGAGCAACAGCCTGGGGCTTCCCTTCCTGGCATCATTGATCCTCTCCGGCCTCTCGGCCGGCCTGGTCGGCCTGCTGTTCGGCATGCCGTCGCTGAGGGTTAAAGGATTCTACCTGGCCATAACCACCATTGCCGCGCAGTTCATCATTATATGGATACTCAACCACTGGACCGACGTGACTCGCGGGGCGATGGGAATGAGCGTCCCCATAGCTGAGATCGGTCCACTCAAGCTTGACAACGAGACCGACCAGTTCTATCTAATCATGTCGATAGCAGCGCTGAGCGTATTCTTCGCCACCAACCTGGCCAGGGGCCGCATTGGCAGGGCCTTCATTGCCGTGAGGGACAACGATTTGGCGGCGGAGGTGATGGGCATAAACGTCTTCGCCTACAAGCTGCTGGCCTTCTTCTTGGGATGCTTCTTCGCCGGGATCGCTGGATCGCTATATGCCCAGTATCGCGGCAACATCACGCCGGAGGATTTCACCTTCGTACAATCCATACTGTATATAGGCATACTGATCATCGGCGGCCTGGGCACCGCCATTGGACCGATACTGGGAGTGGTCTTTATCAGGCTGTTGGAGCAGCTTGTGCTGTTTTTGTCGCCCATGATCGAGCAGACCTTCAGCGGACTGCCCACCGGCTTTGCAACCGGTCTGAGCCCGCTGATATTCGGGCTGGTTATGATTATTTTCCTCATCTTCGAACCGCACGGACTGGCGCACCGCTGGCAATTATTCAAGGCCTCATACAGGCTGTGGCCGTTCTCTTATTGATGTTTTAATTAAGAAATAACGTACTATAACTCAATAATTAATAAAGGAGGTTAATGTGAGAAGAAGTACAATAACAATCCCAATGGCCGTGCTGCTACTTGTGGCTCTGGCCGTCTCCGTCCTGCCCGGCTGCACCGCAACACCCGCTGCCCCTGAAGGTGCGAAGACAATCAAACTGGGCCTCAGCGTCCCTTTTACCGGCGCGGCCGCCGAGAAAGGGGCCCCCATCGGCCAGGGCCAGCTCGATGCATTTAAGTACATCAACGAAGAGCTTGGTGGTGTCGAGGGGTACAAGATAGAGCCGGTGTGGTATGACACCAACTATGATGCAGCCAAGGCCACCACCATCGTCAAAAAGCTGATGGATGATGGCTGCGCGTTCTTTACTGTGGTTTCATCCAAGGATATGAACGCCTCCAAGGAAGCTGCCAACAGGGTCGGCTTCCCCGGAATGGTATGCTTCAGCTCCCCGTCGTTGACACATCCACCCCAGCATATCTACGCACAGCTTCCCGACTACGGCGATGACTGGGCCGCCTTTGCCAGGTACTACCTTCAGAGCATCTGGAAGGGAGAGGGCAAGCCCAAGATGGCCCTTATGCTGTTGAACAACTCGACAGGCTACGGTGTGAGAGACGCCGCCCGGGCGGCTGCCGAGGATCTGGGTATTGAGATCGTGGCGATCGAGGAACATACTGCAACCACGATATCCGAGACAGATGCTCTGACCAGGATCAAGGATAAGAATCCGGATGTGATCTTTATTTCCAGTACACCGGCGCCGACCGCGGTCATTCTGAAAAATGCCCACGACCTCAAGATGATACCGGGGATTACCGTTGGATGCGCGCACGCCAGCTTCACCAAAGCACTTATCGATCTGGCCGGCAAAGATGCGACACAGAATGTATACGGCGTATATCCCACAGTGAATTGGGGAGATAACGTGCCCGGCATGGCCAAAATGATGGAGTACTGCGATAAAAGGCACCCTGAGTATGCCGGAAACAACGACTATCTCATCGGCTGGGCTTCCAGCCTGATCAACGCCGAGATACTGCGCCAGGCCATTAAGGTATCGGGTGGCGATGCCCTGGCCAAGGGCGACGCCGCGGCCTGGGAACTGGCGGAGAAGAACGGTTTTATGAACGTCAAGAATTATGACGTGGAAGGATTGCACGGCCCGGTTGATTTCTCCAATCCGGTGGACAAACGCGGCTCCAAATCCGTAAAGATATTCCAGATTCACGACGGCCAGATGATTTCCCAGACAGGGTGGGTGGACGCTCCCAACATCCTTTATGAGAACTTCGACTGGTTCGGTAAATAAATAGATCGGCTTCAGCAATGTTGAAATTGAATAACATTGAGGTGTCCTACCTCAATGTGGTTAAGGTGCTGCATGGCATCTCCATCTCAGTGGATGACGGCCTGGTGGTTGCCCTGCTCGGCGCCAACGGCGCAGGCAAGACGACGACGCTCAAAGCCATATCGGGTTTGCTGAGGGTCGAAGAGGGCGAGATCACCGACGGCACAATCGAATGGGACGGCGTCAGGATCGATCGCAAGAACGCTGTCGATATAGGCAGGCTCGGCATCGTGCAGGCGCTGGAAGGCCGGCGCGTCTTCGAACATCTTAGCGCCGAGGAGAACCTGCTGGTGGGCGCCTTTTCGCGCTCCAGCGCGCAGAAGGTTAGGGCAGACTTAAAAATGGTCTACGGTTATTTTCCGCGGCTGGAGGAACTGAAAAGGAACACCGCCGGATATCTCTCCGGAGGCGAACAGCAGATGCTGGTAATCGGACGTGCCATGATGGCCGCTCCCAAGCTGATGATGCTGGACGAGCCCTCCCTTGGGCTGGCCCCCATGATTGTCGAGCAGATATACGACATCATCCGCAAATTCAATAAGGAGCGCAGCACCTCGATATTGCTGGTCGAACAGAACGTGAGGGTGGCCCTCAATACGGCACACTACGGCTATGTCATGGAAAACGGGCGCGTTGTGCTGGACGGCTCCGCAGACTACCTGAAGGGACGGGAAGATGTGAAGGAGTTTTACATCGGCATCTCGGCTTCAGGTGAAAAAAAGAGCTACAAGGAGATCAAGCATTATAAACGCCGTAAAAGATGGCTTTAGCCACAACGGATTAATGCACTTTTAATACTATCCCTCGCCGAGATAGGCAGCGATGACCTTCTGGTCCTGAGCTATCTCGGCGGGGGTGCCGTCAGCGATCTTGCGTCCGAAATCCAGCACCACAATGCGGTCTGCGATATCCATTACAACTCCCATATCGTGCTCGATCAGGACAATCGAGTCTACTCCGTCGCGCAGAACCGGTGTGGCCGGGTAAGTATCGCCCTGTCCCTCGAATATATCGTAGATAAAGCGTGCGATATCCTCTTTCTCTTCGAGGTTCATGCCAGCCATCGGCTCATCCAGCAGGATCAAGCGTGGCTCCAGAGCCAGCGCCCTGCCCAGTTCCACTCTTTTCCTCAAACCATAGGGTAGAGAGCCTACGATCGACTTGCGTATATGTTCGATCTCCAGGAAGTCTATGATATCCTCCACGGTCTTTCTGTGCTCGATCTCCTCATGGTGGGCCGGCCCGAAATAAAGGAGGCTGCTGAAAATGTTCTGCTTCATAAGCACATGCCGGGCTGCCATGATGTTGTCCAGAGTGCTCAGCCCGGAATACAGTTCGATATTCTGGAAGGTGCGGGCGATGCCCATCTTGGCGATGTGGTCCGATTTAATGCCGTTTATCTTTTTTCCTTTATATCTTATCTCGCCTTTCTGTGGCTTATAGAAACCGTTGATGCAGTTGAGCAGGCAGGTCTTGCCCGCGCCATTGGGGCCGATGATGGCCAGAATCTCGTTCTTGCGGATATCGAGGCTGACATCGGTGAGCGCCCTGACTCCGCCGAACCATAGAGAGAGGTTCTTAATGCTGAGTATGGTTTCTTTTTCGGTCATAATTCGATTAGACGAGCCCGGTGATAGATTGTCGCATCGAGCCTGTATGTTACCACTAAAAGCTCACAGATTAAAAGTGTCACAGTGTTATGTGTTAATCACACATCGCACAGGCGTTGTCTGTATGCACCTATTGATTACGGATAATAATGGTATCAATTCAATTTATATCCACTCTTTTCGAAAGCCTCTTTCATTACGGGATTCCTGTCTAAAAAAGCCTTAATTATTTCTGCAGATACACGATTGAGAGGACAGGAAAAATTAACGCACCTGCAACAAAAGTGAGACTGCAAAATATAGAAAAACTGCATGCCCGCTAATAGAGTACCTGCCGTTATGCCTATAACTCCAAGCAACATGAAGAGATTGATTGACGATGAAGAAGCTGTTACTAACCATATACCATAAGAGGTCATTATAACCGGGAAAATTGACAGGAAAGTAAATAGCGATACAAGTATAGCTTTTTCAAGCGTGTTCATCGGCTCCGGTCGATAGCGCCAGAGTTTATATGTATTTGAATATGCCCAACAATTCAATAACTTGCCATCGTTTGTCCAGTAAGGACAATGCGAACATAGGACGCGAGTTTCAAGGCCCAGCCCAAAAAATGACAGTGCAACGATCACGTATATTATTAAGGCCCACCAGGATCCGGCCAGTAATCCCATATAGACAAGGCTAAACAGCGCCATGATCGCTAAGGGTATTTGATTTAGTGTAAAAAACCAGAAATCACGTTTGCTATACCTGCAGCCTAAAGAATTGTTCAGTCCACATTCTCCGCTCTGGGCCTCGTCCCTGAAAGTGCATGCAATTTCTTTATCATTCACAGCTTCAGCCCTCCAAAAAAAGAGATGATTTCCTTTCATACCATGTCGGAATTCCATACATAGTTTATCAATCTGCCTATCGAATGCTGTTGCCGTCTTCCACTGAGCAGCGCATGCACAGCTTAGAGTTTAAAAGATAGAATAAGAATACCCTAGAAACATACTGTTATCCAATAACTCAAACTGAAAGAAATCCGCATTGACAAAATGAGCTATGCGGCGTAGAATGTAAGTGAATGATTACTTACTTTGAGGTGGTTGTATTATGTTATTGAGTTATCTGACCGGTAAAAAGGTACTGGATTCAAGAGGTGATTTAATTGGCAAAGTCACAGACATTGAGATAAATCTGATGAGCGGTACTATTAAAACCCTCCTCGTCAGATCCGGATTGTCACGCCCCGTTCCTGTTAAGTTGGAAGATGTCATAGTTGCCGGAGACAGGATTATCATCGGGAAGTTGAAATCGGATATTAAAAAAGTTGAAACATTTTCCTTTCTAGGCATTAAAAGAAGATTGCTCTTCAACTGGTAAATTCATTTATAAATTTCGGCTTCGTAAAACGTGTTTCGGATATATATTGCTGCTGCAAAATAGAATTATGAACAACACAAATGCTGCACTCCTCAATGGCCTGACACTTTAACGGCCAGTCTTAACTGATGCTAAATATCTCGACACTTATAAACGAATATATTAGAACCGACATCGAGCTGTTTTCCCTGATTACGGCTGTGGCTGCCGGCCTGTTTGTATTTTTTATCGGTTTATACCTGCTCAGAATACTTGCTCGCAGATTTGTAGCAGTTGACCAGTATGAACAATTCAAGCGCCATCCGATGACCTGGTTGATACCACTGATGATAGGGCTTGTCGTTCTGATTATTGTTGCCGATGCTCTGATACAAAAAAAGGCTTTCGATATAGGCAGTTTATGGCAGGCGGCCATTTTTTGGAGCACGCAGTATGGTATTACGATTCTGCTGATTCTTCTTGCCTCTTTCGTTGTTAGTCGCATTCTATATTTTATTATTCCTCCCTCTATAAATAACTTTGTGAAAACACGCCGCAAAGGCAAACACGAAAAAGAGGAAATACGCAAGAGATCTCAGATGCTGAGTAAATTTCTGATCAATATCGGGTATGTGACTATCTTCGCAGTATCGATATTCATGATTCTATCGGAGCTGGGTATTGATATTGGCCCCATGCTGGCTGCCGCCGGCGTAGTTGGCATCGCCGTAGGATTAGGAAGCCAAAAACTTATCGGAGATTTAATTAACGGGACGTTTATAATGCTGGAAGACTACTACAGTATAGGTGACGTGGTTCAGGTCGCAGGACTATCGGGTCAGGTGGAGGAAGTGAGCATCAGGAGTACCATCTTACGTGACCTTGATGGCGTTGTACATATAATTCCAAATGGAGAGGTTAAAATTGCCAGTAATTTTACGCGTAACTGGTCTCGTGTAAATATAAATATACCTGTCTCCTATAATGAAAACCTGGATAAGGTTATCTCAGTACTTAATAAAGTTGGGATGCAGCTATCACAAGATAATCACTATGGTAATATGATCATTACACCCCCTCAAGTGCTCAGGGTGGATAACTTCGGAGATTCTGCCATCGAAATAAAGATGCTTGGCGAGACCAAGCCTGTCAAACAATGGGATGTTGCAGGAGAACTGAG
This genomic window from Dehalococcoidia bacterium contains:
- a CDS encoding AMP-binding protein, which encodes MIDTYTIPQLIEANHRRWSGQTAMCVKRRGIWQRYSWTEYYNRVKYFSLGLVSLGLKKGDVVCIIGDNEPEWFWGEFAVQAAGGVATGAFVDSIPSELKYIANHSGARFALVNDQEQTDKFLEMCDELPALQKIIYWDPKGLGNYDDPRLLSFDAVMKMGAAYEEAASGLFEQNVSEGRPDDTAFIYYTSGTTGLPKGAVLTHRALVNTARGFVSVYPLDGNDDLVSNFPAAWVGDSYFATIPHLLTGARLNFAEEPDTIAEDTREVGPDFAIYGPRQWESLVSEIQVKITDAHPLKRFFYHLLMPVGYKMAEFKFDDAKPGLFWSTLYRLAHLMLLRPLKDRLGLSNVRFAVTGSSVLSLDTFKLIHALGIELRQTYASTEAGFISSHTRGDIDFQSVGRPALGVEVRVSGEGELLVRSDCTFTSYLGEPEKTSLIKKDGWVHTGDAVNISDKGHLIFLDRLEHMGSLVSGARYAPQYIEGRLRFSPYIKDAMVIGGKDKSFVATMINIDFAMVGKWAERNGITYTTFVDLSQKQEVADLVRKDLLRVNSYLPELSRVRRYMLLHKEFDPDESELTRTRKLRREFMEMRYKPVIDAIYGGEESLKVDASVTYRDGRKGNVSTLIRIWDI
- a CDS encoding branched-chain amino acid ABC transporter permease, which translates into the protein MEQLLQYTLTGLAVGMIYALIALGFALIWKSSRVANLALGQLVLISSWFAYSTLVDFELPIWAGMLLTILFAIFLGWMIERFTLRPMIGQPILSLIAVTLGIGYFLEGVVTMAWPISIARLPALFPQEPVSIGTAVISQEYLWAAGISIVLFILLSLFFKFHKMGIAMRASADDQLAVQACAVPITSIFSMSWIFACVVAAIGGILISSIGGITNALVETGFKSFSVVILGGLDSFIGCMVAGPIIGLCENVGAGYLTPLLGPGIKELIPFVIIIIVMLIRPYGLFGEERIERI
- a CDS encoding branched-chain amino acid ABC transporter permease → MNLPCGIRNYSYGTDTAIIRTKTQWVLFILFLVTLSTMPFYLPRSGLEVMNLMGITVVSIVGLNILMGYCGQLSIGHAGFMAVGAYTTAILSNSLGLPFLASLILSGLSAGLVGLLFGMPSLRVKGFYLAITTIAAQFIIIWILNHWTDVTRGAMGMSVPIAEIGPLKLDNETDQFYLIMSIAALSVFFATNLARGRIGRAFIAVRDNDLAAEVMGINVFAYKLLAFFLGCFFAGIAGSLYAQYRGNITPEDFTFVQSILYIGILIIGGLGTAIGPILGVVFIRLLEQLVLFLSPMIEQTFSGLPTGFATGLSPLIFGLVMIIFLIFEPHGLAHRWQLFKASYRLWPFSY
- a CDS encoding ABC transporter substrate-binding protein; protein product: MRRSTITIPMAVLLLVALAVSVLPGCTATPAAPEGAKTIKLGLSVPFTGAAAEKGAPIGQGQLDAFKYINEELGGVEGYKIEPVWYDTNYDAAKATTIVKKLMDDGCAFFTVVSSKDMNASKEAANRVGFPGMVCFSSPSLTHPPQHIYAQLPDYGDDWAAFARYYLQSIWKGEGKPKMALMLLNNSTGYGVRDAARAAAEDLGIEIVAIEEHTATTISETDALTRIKDKNPDVIFISSTPAPTAVILKNAHDLKMIPGITVGCAHASFTKALIDLAGKDATQNVYGVYPTVNWGDNVPGMAKMMEYCDKRHPEYAGNNDYLIGWASSLINAEILRQAIKVSGGDALAKGDAAAWELAEKNGFMNVKNYDVEGLHGPVDFSNPVDKRGSKSVKIFQIHDGQMISQTGWVDAPNILYENFDWFGK
- a CDS encoding ABC transporter ATP-binding protein, with protein sequence MLKLNNIEVSYLNVVKVLHGISISVDDGLVVALLGANGAGKTTTLKAISGLLRVEEGEITDGTIEWDGVRIDRKNAVDIGRLGIVQALEGRRVFEHLSAEENLLVGAFSRSSAQKVRADLKMVYGYFPRLEELKRNTAGYLSGGEQQMLVIGRAMMAAPKLMMLDEPSLGLAPMIVEQIYDIIRKFNKERSTSILLVEQNVRVALNTAHYGYVMENGRVVLDGSADYLKGREDVKEFYIGISASGEKKSYKEIKHYKRRKRWL
- a CDS encoding ABC transporter ATP-binding protein; translated protein: MTEKETILSIKNLSLWFGGVRALTDVSLDIRKNEILAIIGPNGAGKTCLLNCINGFYKPQKGEIRYKGKKINGIKSDHIAKMGIARTFQNIELYSGLSTLDNIMAARHVLMKQNIFSSLLYFGPAHHEEIEHRKTVEDIIDFLEIEHIRKSIVGSLPYGLRKRVELGRALALEPRLILLDEPMAGMNLEEKEDIARFIYDIFEGQGDTYPATPVLRDGVDSIVLIEHDMGVVMDIADRIVVLDFGRKIADGTPAEIAQDQKVIAAYLGEG
- a CDS encoding PRC-barrel domain-containing protein, with translation MLLSYLTGKKVLDSRGDLIGKVTDIEINLMSGTIKTLLVRSGLSRPVPVKLEDVIVAGDRIIIGKLKSDIKKVETFSFLGIKRRLLFNW
- a CDS encoding mechanosensitive ion channel family protein produces the protein MLNISTLINEYIRTDIELFSLITAVAAGLFVFFIGLYLLRILARRFVAVDQYEQFKRHPMTWLIPLMIGLVVLIIVADALIQKKAFDIGSLWQAAIFWSTQYGITILLILLASFVVSRILYFIIPPSINNFVKTRRKGKHEKEEIRKRSQMLSKFLINIGYVTIFAVSIFMILSELGIDIGPMLAAAGVVGIAVGLGSQKLIGDLINGTFIMLEDYYSIGDVVQVAGLSGQVEEVSIRSTILRDLDGVVHIIPNGEVKIASNFTRNWSRVNINIPVSYNENLDKVISVLNKVGMQLSQDNHYGNMIITPPQVLRVDNFGDSAIEIKMLGETKPVKQWDVAGELRKRIKEAFDAENIEIPWPHTKVYFGNTLNKKSEVPFHNHIT